Below is a genomic region from Lonsdalea populi.
GCCTCAGTTGAGAACGGCGTTGTCTGAAAGCGGCATCACGCTGAACCAGAGTAGTGTCGGCAGCGAGACCTTTGCTGGCTCCGAGTGGCAGCAGGGGCAGCAGCAGAGCGCCGGTGGCGGTTCGTCCTCGTCTCAGTACTCAGGCAGCCTTGACACCCACATGGAAATCGTTGATGTGCCAGTTTCATTACAGAGGATTGCGTCATCCTCAAGTGGCGTTGATACTTTTGCGTGAGGCAAATCAGTAAGCTAGTGTGATTTTTCTCGTCTATTCCTCCTATTGAACGACGGAATAGACGGGATAATTACGGGGTATATGCAGCACAGAGCTGCATCAATGGCAATGAGTATAGGAATTATCTTAGTCTATGGCTGAAGAAAAATCACAGTCGGGACGCAAGCGTTCTGTCTTGTTAATGCTGCTAATCGTTATCGCGTTGGTGGCGACATGTGCCGCCGGCACCGGTTGGTGGTTCTTTTATCATAAAAACGCTGAGCCGACGATGGCAAAAGAAGTGCCTCCCCCGGAACCTGTATTCATGCCATTGGATACATTTACTGTTAACTTGGTTAATCCGGATAACAATCCCGATCGTGTGTTGTACGTTGGGTTCACCCTGCGTCTGCCAGATGAAGAAACCAAGAGCCGCTTCACCCGCTACTTGCCCGAAGTGCGCAGCCGCTTGCTGATGCTGCTTTCCCGACAGGACTCTGCCGCGTTGGCCAACGAACAAGGTAAGCAGAAGCTGATTGAAGATATTAAGCAGGTTCTTAGCCCGCCGCTGGTTCAAGGGCAACCCAACCAGGTGGTCACGGATGTTCTGTTCACCGCTTTCATACTGCGATAAATATTATGAGTGACAGTATTCTTTCTCAGGCAGAAATTGACGCATTGCTCAACGGTGACAGCGACGATGGCGATAGCAAAGCGAAGTCGGCTTCTGGCCCGGAGAGCGATATCCGGCCTTACGACCCCAATACGCAACGGCGTGTTGTTCGTGAGCGCTTGCAGTCGTTAGAAATCATCAACGAGCGCTTTGCCCGTCAGTTCCGCATGGGGTTGTTCAATCTGCTGCGTCGTAGCCCGGATATCACTGCCGGACCTATCAAAATCCAGCCGTATCATGATTTTGCGCGTAACCTGCCGGTGCCGACCAACCTTAACCTGGTGCATTTGAATCCGCTACGCGGCACGGCGTTGTTTGTGTTTTCTCCGAGCCTGGTGTTTATTGCGGTCGATAACTTGTTCGGCGGGGATGGTCGTTTCCCCACTAAGGTAGAAGGACGGGAGTTCACCCATACCGAACAGCGCGTGGTGAAAAGAATGCTGCGCCTGGCGTTGGAAGCCTACGGGGATGCCTGGAACGCGATCTATAAGTTAGACGTGGAATATGTGCGCTCCGAGATGCAGGTCAAGTTTACCAATATCACGACATCGCCTAACGATATCGTGGTCACTACGCCTTTCCACGTGGAAATCGGCAACCTGACCGGCGAATTCAATATTTGTATTCCTTTTGCCATGATCGAGCCGCTGCGCGAGCTGCTGGTGAATCCTCCGATGGAGAATTCCCGTCAGGAAGATCAGAGCTGGAGGGATACGTTGGCCAAACAGGTTCAGCATTCTGAGCTGGAACTGGTCGCCAACTTCACCGATGTGTCGCTGCGGTTGTCCAAAGTGCTGAAGCTACAGCCGGGCGACGTATTGCCTATAGAAAAACCTGACAGCATCATTGCCCATGTCGACGGTGTTCCGGTATTGGCCGGTCAGTACGGCACCTACAAAGGACAATATGCTCTTCGAGTCGAACAGTTAGTGAATCCAATTTTGACTTCTCTGAACAACGAGGGACAGCCCCATGAGTGACACCAAGAACCCGTCCGAAGAAAAAGAATCCGTGGACGATCTGTGGGCTGATGCATTTAATGAGCAGCAAGCCGCGGAAAAAGATGAAAGCGGCAGCGAAGGCGTCTTTAAGTCGCTGGATGCCGACGCTGCGACTGGACTGTCTCAGGACATCGATCTGATCCTGGATATCCCGGTTAAACTGACCGTTGAGCTGGGCCGAACCAAAATGACCATCAAAGAGCTGCTGCGCCT
It encodes:
- the fliL gene encoding flagellar basal body-associated protein FliL, which gives rise to MAEEKSQSGRKRSVLLMLLIVIALVATCAAGTGWWFFYHKNAEPTMAKEVPPPEPVFMPLDTFTVNLVNPDNNPDRVLYVGFTLRLPDEETKSRFTRYLPEVRSRLLMLLSRQDSAALANEQGKQKLIEDIKQVLSPPLVQGQPNQVVTDVLFTAFILR
- the fliN gene encoding flagellar motor switch protein FliN, translating into MSDTKNPSEEKESVDDLWADAFNEQQAAEKDESGSEGVFKSLDADAATGLSQDIDLILDIPVKLTVELGRTKMTIKELLRLSQGSVVALDGLAGEPLDILINGYLIAQGEVVVVADKYGVRITDIITPSERMRRLSR
- the fliM gene encoding flagellar motor switch protein FliM, translated to MSDSILSQAEIDALLNGDSDDGDSKAKSASGPESDIRPYDPNTQRRVVRERLQSLEIINERFARQFRMGLFNLLRRSPDITAGPIKIQPYHDFARNLPVPTNLNLVHLNPLRGTALFVFSPSLVFIAVDNLFGGDGRFPTKVEGREFTHTEQRVVKRMLRLALEAYGDAWNAIYKLDVEYVRSEMQVKFTNITTSPNDIVVTTPFHVEIGNLTGEFNICIPFAMIEPLRELLVNPPMENSRQEDQSWRDTLAKQVQHSELELVANFTDVSLRLSKVLKLQPGDVLPIEKPDSIIAHVDGVPVLAGQYGTYKGQYALRVEQLVNPILTSLNNEGQPHE